The Fulvivirga ligni genome window below encodes:
- a CDS encoding ArsR/SmtB family transcription factor: MDVEEKFVSMAALISEPTRARMLWNLLDGRAYTASELAIAADVSSTSASNHLSKLLEADILKVDVQGRHRYYSYSRDEVAYAVESLANLAGDQQVMKTAKPVKGVKFCRTCYDHLAGYVGVKIAEALVNQNYVKSIAQEYEVTDAGWLWATRLGIHRDELIQKRRPVIKQCLDWSERKPHIAGQFGAMMLDEMLRNKWFKKTQFSRELILTLKGKEMLEEYLSIVL, translated from the coding sequence ATGGATGTAGAAGAAAAATTTGTGTCAATGGCGGCTCTTATCAGTGAGCCTACTCGTGCAAGAATGCTCTGGAATTTGCTAGATGGCCGTGCCTATACAGCTAGTGAATTGGCCATTGCGGCTGATGTTTCTTCTACCTCAGCCAGTAATCATTTGTCTAAATTGTTAGAGGCCGATATTCTAAAAGTGGACGTCCAGGGCAGGCATCGTTATTATTCATATTCAAGAGATGAGGTGGCCTATGCGGTAGAGTCTTTAGCAAATCTTGCTGGAGATCAGCAGGTTATGAAGACTGCCAAACCAGTAAAAGGTGTGAAATTTTGCCGAACCTGTTATGATCATCTGGCGGGTTATGTTGGGGTGAAGATTGCGGAGGCATTGGTCAATCAGAATTATGTGAAATCTATCGCTCAGGAGTACGAGGTTACTGATGCGGGCTGGCTTTGGGCTACCAGGTTAGGCATACATAGAGATGAACTGATTCAGAAAAGACGACCAGTGATTAAGCAATGTCTGGATTGGAGTGAGAGAAAACCTCACATTGCAGGCCAATTTGGAGCTATGATGCTGGACGAAATGCTGAGAAATAAGTGGTTTAAAAAAACTCAATTTTCGAGAGAACTCATCCTCACCCTTAAAGGCAAGGAGATGCTGG
- a CDS encoding amino acid-binding ACT domain-containing protein translates to MKDLEIELTNEPGTLALMGETLGKHHISLEGGGVFYNGDSAIAHFLVEEAEQAETVLKEVGIKVIKAHPVNILKLRQDVPGQLGMFCRKLGDADVNILTQYSDHANQLIVVTDDHDKATKISEEWMKEWW, encoded by the coding sequence ATGAAGGATTTAGAAATCGAATTGACCAATGAACCCGGCACCTTAGCATTGATGGGAGAAACCTTAGGAAAACACCATATCAGTCTTGAAGGGGGTGGCGTATTTTATAATGGAGACTCAGCCATAGCTCACTTTCTGGTTGAAGAAGCCGAACAAGCCGAAACGGTGCTTAAAGAAGTTGGAATAAAAGTGATAAAAGCTCATCCGGTAAATATCCTAAAGCTTAGACAGGACGTGCCTGGCCAACTAGGTATGTTCTGTCGCAAACTTGGCGATGCCGATGTGAATATACTCACACAGTACAGTGACCACGCTAACCAGCTTATAGTTGTTACGGATGATCATGACAAAGCCACTAAAATCTCTGAGGAATGGATGAAAGAATGGTGGTAA
- a CDS encoding DinB family protein codes for MDERMVVKDALSVELILLNFNEIRRRSSLLWHQVPEPFYHWRPDAKAMSCIEMIRHVLEGEFLYHDIIKNKGVSSIKSPWDDLKYESVTEELDFAEPYRSDFIKTIRSYSEHDLKTIEIVRKDKNQRRSLGDYLMRIAYHEAVHTGQLLAYLRTLGMERPMIWD; via the coding sequence ATGGATGAAAGAATGGTGGTAAAAGATGCTCTTTCCGTTGAACTTATATTACTGAATTTCAATGAAATAAGGCGTAGAAGTAGTCTTCTTTGGCACCAAGTTCCCGAACCTTTCTATCACTGGAGACCAGATGCCAAAGCTATGAGCTGTATTGAGATGATCAGACATGTTTTGGAAGGCGAATTCCTTTATCATGATATCATAAAAAACAAGGGTGTAAGCTCAATAAAATCTCCTTGGGACGACCTTAAATATGAATCCGTTACTGAAGAACTAGATTTTGCAGAGCCATATAGGTCAGATTTTATCAAGACCATAAGATCCTATTCAGAACATGATCTAAAAACCATTGAGATAGTGAGAAAAGACAAGAATCAGCGACGCTCATTGGGAGATTATCTCATGCGGATAGCCTACCATGAAGCGGTACATACCGGACAATTACTGGCTTATTTAAGAACGCTTGGTATGGAAAGACCAATGATCTGGGATTAG
- a CDS encoding lipocalin family protein, translated as MNKNKLLFAGGALLTFGAIALLNKNRQIPKGVEAVNDFQKEKYLGKWYEIARFNYRFEKNLSHVTAEYSLNDNGNIEVHNRGFNEKKGKYEDAYGKAKWVKDDHTGELKVSFFGPFYAGYNIIAIDSDYQNALVAGKNRDYLWLLSRNPQMPENIKDEYLKKAELEGFKISDLVWTNQNNLN; from the coding sequence ATGAACAAAAATAAATTACTGTTTGCTGGTGGCGCTCTGTTGACCTTCGGCGCCATAGCCTTACTGAATAAGAACAGACAAATCCCTAAAGGTGTAGAAGCTGTAAATGATTTTCAAAAAGAAAAATATCTGGGAAAATGGTATGAAATAGCCCGATTTAACTATCGGTTCGAAAAGAATCTAAGTCACGTTACGGCAGAGTATTCGCTCAATGACAATGGCAATATAGAAGTTCATAATCGTGGATTTAATGAGAAAAAAGGCAAATATGAAGATGCCTACGGTAAAGCGAAATGGGTAAAAGATGATCATACCGGAGAGCTTAAAGTCTCATTTTTCGGACCATTCTATGCCGGCTATAATATCATCGCCATTGATAGTGATTATCAAAATGCGCTGGTGGCAGGAAAAAACAGAGACTACCTTTGGTTGCTTTCCAGAAATCCACAAATGCCTGAAAATATAAAAGATGAATATCTGAAAAAAGCTGAACTAGAAGGCTTTAAGATCTCTGATTTAGTTTGGACCAATCAGAACAACCTCAACTAA
- a CDS encoding sugar-binding domain-containing protein, whose product MTKPTYLLLFFLSILLSCSEDKPQRARIDLSGSWQFAVDTATEGIDQQWFMQTLNDSVNLPGTTDTNKKGIVNTDTTTMHLNRRYIYEGAAWYRKKVHIPADFQGKHLELSLERSKVSQVWVDSIWVGSSKLLQSPQKFNVTNVLTPGDHYIAIMVNNDLSLTPYGNVHIYSDDTQTNWNGILGDIFIEASLDLRITHLKVIPDVKNKSFNAIIKIDNPLKINDLKIELEVQKIHNGKTEALSSIGKDIQSTDEVTISYELGDDADLWDEYQQPLYQVRAVISNNDMEDAQTTTFGMRDFKVQGTQFTINGRTTFLRGKHEAAVFPLTGYPPMDVAEWQKVYRIAKNYGINHYRFHTYCPPEAAFAAADLEGIYLQAELPFWGGLESDTVAEAQLKEGMAMLDAYGNHPSFVMFSPGNEIWSGHDRVEKNIKALKAYDSRPLYTMGSNNNIGYVGPREVSDFFVGARTPYEHDSMLTHTRLTHAFADSEQGGMLNTQTPSTQITFDYAVNHMDIPIVSHEIGQYQIYPNYIEIEKYTGVLEARNLEVFKRRLAAAGMVGMDSAFQRASGAWSALCYKAEMEAALRTQSMAGFQLLDLQDFPGQGTALVGILDAFMDSKNVITPEKWKESCNDVVLLLEMPKYCYTSTESFKAKVMVANYSNKAISETLQWELKNEAGDILHQGTLAHSITKQGVIDLADINFDFLKIHTAQKLSLELSLSGYTNSYPIWVYPKTEAPANEVLVSKRLDSKTLSQLSAGRSILLFPQTADVADKSLPGHFPSDFWNYGMFKGISEWVKKPVSPGTLGLLMNPEHPIFNSFPTDFHTNWQWFSIIKASNSLILDSTSHDYRPIIQVIDNLERNHKLGFIFEFKVGRGRLLVCMSDLERIKEKPEAAQLYTSILQYMDSDDFNPENEINANDLKKLL is encoded by the coding sequence ATGACTAAACCTACCTACCTCCTACTTTTCTTCCTTTCTATTCTTCTCAGTTGTAGTGAAGATAAACCACAAAGAGCTAGAATAGACCTATCGGGTAGCTGGCAATTTGCCGTTGACACTGCCACAGAAGGAATTGATCAGCAATGGTTTATGCAAACCTTGAATGATTCTGTAAACCTTCCGGGCACCACAGACACTAATAAAAAGGGAATTGTAAATACTGACACCACCACCATGCACCTGAATCGGAGGTACATCTACGAAGGAGCAGCGTGGTATCGGAAAAAGGTGCACATTCCTGCTGATTTTCAAGGGAAGCATTTGGAGCTAAGTCTAGAGAGAAGCAAGGTTTCACAAGTTTGGGTTGATAGCATCTGGGTGGGCAGCTCGAAGCTTCTGCAAAGTCCACAAAAGTTTAATGTCACCAACGTACTGACACCCGGAGACCACTACATCGCCATCATGGTCAATAATGATCTATCACTCACACCATACGGCAACGTGCATATTTATTCGGATGATACCCAAACCAACTGGAACGGTATATTAGGAGACATCTTTATTGAAGCTTCACTTGACCTCAGGATTACTCATTTAAAAGTCATTCCAGACGTTAAAAACAAGAGCTTCAATGCAATTATAAAAATTGATAATCCACTGAAGATAAATGATTTAAAGATAGAATTAGAAGTTCAAAAAATTCATAATGGTAAAACGGAAGCACTCTCTTCCATCGGAAAAGATATCCAGTCCACTGATGAAGTTACCATCTCTTACGAATTAGGTGATGATGCAGACTTATGGGATGAATATCAGCAACCATTGTATCAGGTAAGGGCGGTCATTTCGAATAATGATATGGAGGATGCGCAAACAACCACCTTCGGCATGCGTGATTTTAAGGTGCAAGGCACACAGTTTACCATCAACGGCAGAACCACATTTCTAAGAGGTAAGCACGAAGCCGCCGTATTCCCTCTTACTGGCTACCCTCCGATGGACGTAGCCGAATGGCAAAAGGTGTACAGAATAGCTAAGAATTATGGTATAAATCATTATCGCTTTCATACTTATTGCCCACCCGAAGCGGCTTTTGCGGCTGCTGATCTGGAGGGTATTTACCTGCAGGCCGAACTTCCGTTCTGGGGTGGTTTAGAATCTGATACGGTGGCTGAAGCCCAACTTAAAGAAGGGATGGCTATGCTCGATGCCTACGGAAATCACCCTTCATTCGTCATGTTTTCACCTGGAAATGAAATATGGAGTGGTCATGATCGGGTGGAAAAAAACATCAAAGCATTAAAGGCCTATGACAGCAGGCCACTTTACACTATGGGTAGCAATAATAATATCGGCTATGTAGGACCTCGTGAAGTTTCAGACTTCTTTGTCGGCGCCAGAACTCCTTATGAACATGACTCCATGCTTACCCACACCAGACTTACCCACGCATTCGCAGATAGTGAGCAGGGCGGCATGCTAAATACCCAAACGCCATCTACCCAGATTACATTCGACTATGCTGTAAATCACATGGATATACCTATTGTGAGTCATGAGATCGGCCAATATCAAATCTACCCGAATTATATAGAGATTGAGAAATACACTGGCGTACTTGAAGCTAGAAATCTGGAAGTATTTAAAAGGCGACTGGCGGCGGCTGGTATGGTAGGAATGGATAGTGCATTTCAAAGAGCTTCAGGCGCCTGGTCTGCGCTGTGTTATAAAGCCGAGATGGAGGCAGCCCTAAGAACCCAAAGCATGGCCGGATTTCAATTGCTTGATCTACAGGATTTTCCGGGACAAGGAACTGCACTGGTAGGCATATTAGATGCATTTATGGATAGTAAGAATGTGATCACTCCCGAAAAATGGAAAGAATCATGTAATGACGTGGTTCTTCTGCTTGAAATGCCAAAGTATTGTTACACGTCCACAGAATCATTTAAAGCTAAAGTCATGGTAGCCAATTATTCCAATAAAGCTATTTCCGAAACGCTACAGTGGGAATTAAAAAATGAAGCAGGAGATATTCTACATCAAGGTACTTTAGCTCACTCAATAACTAAACAAGGTGTGATAGATCTCGCAGATATCAATTTCGATTTCTTAAAGATTCATACTGCTCAAAAGCTTAGCCTGGAGCTTTCACTATCAGGATATACAAACTCCTACCCTATTTGGGTTTATCCGAAGACAGAGGCACCTGCCAATGAGGTCTTGGTCAGCAAAAGACTCGATTCAAAAACCCTTTCACAACTTAGTGCAGGACGAAGCATTTTGCTCTTCCCTCAAACTGCAGATGTAGCAGATAAAAGTCTGCCAGGTCATTTCCCCTCGGACTTCTGGAACTACGGCATGTTTAAAGGGATCAGTGAGTGGGTGAAAAAGCCAGTTTCTCCAGGTACCTTAGGCTTGTTGATGAACCCAGAGCACCCCATATTCAATTCATTTCCTACAGATTTCCACACCAATTGGCAATGGTTTTCTATTATCAAAGCTAGTAATTCACTCATACTAGATAGCACAAGTCATGATTACAGGCCCATAATTCAGGTGATTGATAATTTGGAAAGAAATCATAAGCTGGGGTTCATTTTTGAATTCAAAGTGGGGCGAGGAAGACTTCTCGTTTGTATGTCTGACCTTGAGCGTATTAAAGAAAAGCCAGAAGCAGCCCAGCTATACACCTCCATTCTACAATACATGGATTCAGATGATTTTAACCCCGAGAATGAAATAAATGCCAATGACCTGAAAAAATTGCTATAA
- a CDS encoding RDD family protein has product MIEPILDQPLEQEKNYELAQKSARVIAFIIDYIIFLVIFFALVSFFGSSRGLSFSLEGYPALLLFAITIFLWPISEALWGQTVGKRAMRIKVLKANYEPIGFGQAIIRFILAPLDCFFLVGLIVASSSKNNQRIGDAAANTIVVRN; this is encoded by the coding sequence ATGATAGAACCAATATTAGATCAGCCGCTAGAACAAGAGAAGAATTACGAATTAGCTCAAAAAAGTGCTCGCGTAATCGCTTTTATCATTGACTACATCATTTTTCTGGTCATATTCTTTGCTCTCGTTAGCTTTTTTGGAAGTTCCCGTGGGCTTAGTTTTTCTCTAGAGGGCTATCCTGCATTATTGCTTTTTGCTATCACAATTTTCCTTTGGCCTATCAGTGAAGCACTTTGGGGGCAAACGGTGGGTAAAAGAGCCATGAGAATAAAGGTTCTAAAAGCGAATTATGAACCCATAGGTTTTGGACAGGCCATTATCAGGTTTATTCTAGCCCCGCTTGACTGTTTCTTTTTAGTAGGACTTATAGTAGCATCATCAAGCAAAAATAATCAACGCATAGGCGATGCCGCGGCAAATACTATAGTAGTTCGCAACTAA
- a CDS encoding Crp/Fnr family transcriptional regulator encodes MYSDLYSHITQFVELNSNDFEQISSYYECKTIKKKKHLLKANDLCKEIYFVTKGCLHLYFIDDSGTEKTVQFAMENWWLSDFQAFNRQSKTNFFIQAVETTDLLHISFDNYQKLLTDWPIMERYYRQIHEIAHGASLTRMRYIFNYSKEEVFYRFREQFPEFVQRVPQYLVASFLGLTPEYLSKIRGKKLS; translated from the coding sequence ATGTATAGCGATCTTTATAGTCATATCACTCAGTTTGTAGAGCTTAATTCAAATGATTTTGAGCAAATATCTTCATATTATGAGTGCAAGACCATTAAAAAGAAAAAGCACTTGCTAAAGGCCAATGATTTATGCAAGGAAATCTATTTTGTAACTAAAGGATGCCTTCACCTCTATTTCATTGATGACAGCGGCACTGAGAAAACGGTTCAGTTTGCCATGGAAAACTGGTGGTTATCAGACTTTCAGGCCTTTAACAGGCAGAGCAAAACCAACTTCTTCATCCAGGCCGTAGAAACTACTGACTTACTTCATATCTCTTTTGATAATTACCAGAAGCTACTGACCGACTGGCCCATTATGGAACGCTATTATAGGCAAATTCATGAAATAGCTCATGGCGCGTCCCTTACCAGAATGAGGTACATTTTCAACTATTCCAAAGAAGAGGTTTTTTACAGATTCAGAGAGCAGTTTCCTGAGTTTGTACAGCGCGTACCGCAATACCTGGTCGCCAGCTTTCTAGGACTCACACCAGAGTATCTTAGTAAAATCAGAGGAAAGAAGCTTTCTTAA
- a CDS encoding carboxymuconolactone decarboxylase family protein has protein sequence MKQRIQIDQLEPNGYKAMFGLEHYIRNSGLDKGWLELIKIRASQINKCAFCINMHTTDALNNGETPQRIFQLAAWEESSLFSDEEKLILKITEEVTSIQEQGLSEETYQSASETFNDNTLAQIIMAVTIINAWNRIAVSTHKPFN, from the coding sequence ATGAAACAGAGAATTCAAATAGACCAATTAGAACCCAATGGCTATAAAGCAATGTTTGGCCTGGAGCATTATATCCGTAACTCAGGACTAGATAAAGGCTGGTTAGAACTGATAAAAATCAGAGCGTCACAGATAAATAAATGTGCATTCTGCATTAACATGCACACCACAGATGCACTAAATAATGGAGAAACACCACAACGCATTTTTCAATTAGCCGCCTGGGAAGAATCCAGCTTGTTTAGCGATGAGGAAAAGTTGATCTTGAAAATAACAGAAGAAGTTACCAGCATACAGGAACAGGGCCTTTCTGAGGAAACCTACCAGAGCGCATCGGAAACTTTTAACGACAATACTTTAGCACAAATAATTATGGCTGTAACCATCATTAATGCATGGAATAGAATAGCTGTAAGTACTCATAAACCGTTTAATTAA
- a CDS encoding DJ-1/PfpI family protein — protein MKYLSLVLLAALSIIGCQNNQKEEATASAPAKEEVKERKHIKPFKEGLPVIGLLMYDGVLTTEVTAAADVFSKPTEDGEQLFNVITIAESKDPIVTEEGLTMVADHDFSDCPQLDVLFVPSAYDMYTQVHNENIVQFIQKQNEHTKYTVSNCGGAQLIGKSGIAEGKKIVTWIGGGKQLQIDYPQLLVQDDSVVTYVEDGKFLSSNGNLASYISSLNLVEKMTSKEHREFVESYLYLDRLQDWK, from the coding sequence ATGAAATATTTAAGTTTAGTATTATTGGCCGCTTTGTCTATCATCGGCTGCCAAAACAATCAGAAAGAAGAGGCTACTGCTTCAGCGCCAGCAAAGGAAGAAGTAAAAGAGCGAAAGCATATAAAACCTTTTAAAGAGGGGCTGCCAGTAATTGGCCTTTTGATGTACGATGGCGTTCTTACTACAGAAGTTACGGCGGCCGCAGATGTATTTAGCAAACCTACCGAAGATGGCGAGCAGCTTTTTAATGTGATCACCATTGCTGAATCTAAAGATCCGATAGTAACAGAAGAAGGTCTGACCATGGTTGCAGATCATGACTTTTCAGATTGCCCTCAGCTAGATGTGCTCTTCGTACCCAGTGCCTACGACATGTACACGCAAGTGCACAATGAGAACATAGTGCAATTCATCCAAAAGCAAAATGAGCATACGAAATACACTGTAAGCAATTGTGGTGGGGCACAGCTTATCGGTAAATCAGGCATTGCTGAAGGCAAGAAAATAGTTACATGGATTGGCGGTGGTAAGCAGCTTCAAATTGATTATCCTCAACTACTGGTACAGGATGATTCGGTGGTAACTTATGTAGAAGACGGCAAGTTCCTGTCATCTAATGGCAACCTGGCCAGCTATATCTCATCATTGAATCTGGTAGAAAAAATGACCAGCAAAGAACATAGAGAATTCGTGGAGTCTTATCTGTATTTGGATAGATTGCAGGATTGGAAATAA
- a CDS encoding TonB family protein produces the protein MRYFLITLFIAVLLPFYASAKILTGKLIDEKSGEVIRGAAVIKYGTSSGDYTNYLGFFELSVAEGDSLIIAHPSYVTSGFKVSQSEQILIRLRRNYVKMILTNDDLDVKIGQGGDDEGAGILYRGGQSQFYSDLKSAFKSAGLYKDDEQYEAEISFTIDANGSLGEVEARVEGDSANHIQNIMGTALEELKGFMIATSNDLPIRQYYRLNLKKREEVFAIVDDPAMPIGGYPQFYQYVAINLRYPVEARRLGIQGKVYASMVVGKDGQIKDVEVVKGIGGGCDEETLRVIRNSPKWTPAFMEGEAVEQRIVLPVTFKLGRETTVTFTQYVSEKIVYPSEARSGGIEGIVHVSFMVKNNKISDLHIINDIGGGCADEVKKALASVPSELLKKQFFPSRIYIQPIIFRLSRDPRKFEEIELPEGVVLQTIIITAIMMKPNVTDVFEMMHDNRYSSIGEAIMKNPKITHLSLTKTNLKNVDRNIYKLKKLITLDLEKNNIADLPDEICMLSNLEKLFLPYNELSSLPANFDQLENLKILGLGENKFEKFPEVILQMENLRALDLSDNAIGSIPADIYKLKKLEILALNFTGLTSLPKELYEMKQLKELSLVGNAINDEELKLLSKALKKTIIIFE, from the coding sequence ATGAGATATTTTTTAATTACTCTTTTTATTGCGGTGCTTTTACCTTTCTATGCATCGGCAAAAATTCTTACAGGGAAGTTAATTGATGAAAAAAGCGGTGAGGTTATAAGAGGAGCTGCTGTAATCAAGTATGGCACTTCTAGTGGGGATTATACCAACTATTTGGGCTTTTTTGAGTTATCAGTGGCAGAAGGTGATTCCCTGATTATAGCGCATCCCAGTTATGTTACAAGTGGATTTAAGGTTAGTCAGTCTGAGCAAATTCTTATAAGACTTAGAAGGAATTACGTTAAAATGATTCTTACAAATGATGATTTGGATGTTAAAATAGGGCAAGGAGGAGATGATGAGGGGGCCGGGATTTTATATAGAGGTGGACAAAGTCAGTTTTATTCAGATCTAAAAAGCGCATTCAAATCAGCGGGATTATATAAGGATGATGAGCAATATGAAGCAGAAATATCTTTTACAATAGATGCGAATGGATCTCTGGGCGAAGTGGAAGCTAGAGTTGAAGGTGATAGCGCTAATCATATTCAAAATATTATGGGAACGGCACTTGAGGAATTAAAGGGATTTATGATTGCCACAAGTAATGATCTGCCAATAAGACAATATTATAGGCTGAACCTTAAAAAGAGAGAGGAAGTTTTTGCGATAGTTGATGATCCTGCAATGCCTATAGGTGGATATCCTCAATTTTACCAATATGTGGCAATTAATTTAAGGTATCCTGTAGAAGCCAGGAGATTAGGGATCCAGGGTAAAGTTTATGCCTCCATGGTTGTAGGTAAAGATGGACAGATAAAGGATGTTGAGGTTGTAAAGGGGATTGGAGGAGGCTGCGATGAAGAAACTCTTCGGGTAATAAGGAACAGTCCAAAATGGACTCCTGCTTTTATGGAAGGTGAAGCAGTAGAGCAGAGAATTGTTCTGCCTGTTACATTTAAATTAGGCCGTGAAACTACAGTGACATTCACTCAATATGTTTCTGAAAAAATAGTGTATCCATCAGAAGCTAGGTCAGGGGGAATAGAGGGGATAGTACATGTTTCTTTTATGGTGAAGAATAATAAAATTTCAGACTTGCATATTATTAACGATATCGGAGGAGGATGTGCTGATGAGGTTAAAAAAGCGTTAGCAAGTGTTCCCTCAGAATTGTTAAAGAAGCAATTTTTTCCATCGCGAATTTACATTCAGCCTATAATTTTCAGGTTAAGTAGGGACCCCAGGAAATTTGAAGAAATTGAATTACCAGAAGGAGTGGTTTTGCAAACAATAATTATTACGGCTATTATGATGAAGCCTAATGTTACAGATGTTTTTGAGATGATGCACGATAATAGGTATTCATCAATAGGGGAAGCCATAATGAAAAACCCAAAAATCACACATTTGTCATTAACGAAGACGAATTTAAAGAATGTGGATAGAAATATCTACAAGCTTAAAAAGCTAATAACTTTGGATTTAGAGAAAAATAATATTGCTGACCTGCCAGATGAGATTTGTATGTTAAGCAATCTTGAAAAATTGTTCCTTCCTTACAATGAACTTAGCAGTCTACCAGCAAATTTTGATCAATTAGAAAATTTAAAAATTTTAGGGCTTGGGGAAAATAAGTTTGAAAAATTTCCAGAGGTAATACTTCAGATGGAGAATCTAAGGGCATTGGACCTCTCTGATAATGCAATAGGTTCAATACCAGCGGATATTTATAAACTGAAGAAGCTGGAAATATTAGCATTAAATTTTACCGGTCTTACATCGCTACCTAAAGAACTGTACGAAATGAAGCAATTAAAAGAGCTATCGTTAGTAGGCAATGCTATTAATGATGAAGAGCTTAAGTTATTAAGTAAGGCATTAAAGAAAACCATTATAATATTTGAATAG
- a CDS encoding DUF1330 domain-containing protein, which produces MIYITQLIFVKPGKEEIFLEFESKVLPLLQKHGGEITYRVRPEKESFIDHTEGETPYEIHFVTFPSEADLQGYMKDDSRLKFMHLKEESVRSTLLVKGERM; this is translated from the coding sequence ATGATCTACATCACCCAATTGATATTCGTTAAGCCGGGAAAAGAAGAGATTTTTCTGGAATTTGAAAGCAAGGTTTTACCCCTTCTTCAAAAGCATGGCGGCGAAATTACCTATCGGGTAAGGCCTGAAAAAGAGAGTTTTATTGATCATACAGAAGGTGAAACACCATACGAGATTCATTTTGTTACATTTCCCTCAGAGGCTGATTTACAAGGCTATATGAAAGATGATTCCCGATTGAAGTTTATGCATTTGAAGGAGGAATCAGTACGGTCTACGTTATTGGTGAAAGGTGAGAGGATGTGA
- a CDS encoding helix-turn-helix domain-containing protein translates to MSKIERVKSISEFHRVKGLPEPEHPLISVVNYADLQADDTIGDTSWVYDFYTISIKRNINGKIYYGQQEYDFDEGVMFFIAPGQVLKISQRVAGSSNKTGWMLLVHPDFLWNTPLAKTIGKYNYFDYSANEALFLSKKEESTALNIIENIKQEYQSNIDDFSQNIIISQLETLLNYSERFYQRQFITRKISNHQVLDKLETLLNDYFKSNELTTNGAPTVQFVSDQLNLSPGYLSNVLKLLTGKSTQQHIQEKLVALAKEKLSTTNLTVSEIAYELGFEYPQSFSKLFKTKTQLSPLEFRRSFN, encoded by the coding sequence ATGTCTAAGATAGAAAGAGTAAAGAGCATTAGTGAGTTTCATCGTGTGAAAGGATTGCCTGAGCCTGAGCACCCGCTCATAAGTGTGGTTAACTACGCTGATTTACAGGCGGATGACACCATTGGTGATACAAGTTGGGTTTATGATTTTTACACCATTTCTATCAAACGGAATATAAACGGAAAGATATACTACGGCCAGCAGGAATATGATTTTGATGAGGGCGTCATGTTCTTCATAGCTCCCGGACAAGTGTTGAAAATTTCGCAGCGAGTAGCTGGGTCGTCAAATAAAACAGGATGGATGTTGCTCGTTCATCCTGATTTTTTATGGAATACGCCATTGGCCAAAACTATTGGTAAGTATAATTACTTCGATTATTCTGCTAATGAGGCTCTTTTTCTATCTAAAAAGGAAGAAAGTACAGCCCTCAACATTATAGAAAATATTAAGCAGGAATATCAATCTAACATTGATGACTTCAGTCAAAATATTATCATTTCACAATTAGAGACGCTTCTCAATTATTCTGAACGATTTTATCAGCGTCAGTTCATTACCAGAAAGATCAGTAATCATCAGGTGCTTGATAAGCTTGAGACCCTTCTCAATGATTACTTCAAAAGCAATGAGCTAACCACTAACGGAGCTCCAACAGTGCAGTTTGTATCGGACCAGCTCAATTTATCTCCGGGTTATTTGAGCAATGTTTTAAAATTACTCACCGGTAAAAGTACACAGCAGCATATACAAGAGAAGTTGGTGGCCCTGGCCAAGGAAAAATTGAGCACTACCAACCTCACCGTGAGTGAAATAGCTTATGAATTAGGCTTTGAATATCCACAGTCGTTTAGTAAATTGTTCAAGACCAAAACTCAGCTTTCACCTTTGGAGTTTAGGAGGTCTTTTAATTGA